The nucleotide window GCATCAAGCGACTGCGCAAAGCAGCGCGCCGGATGAAGCGAACGATCTGCATCCTGCAGGATTTGCAGGGCCCGAAGATTCGCACCGGCCGCCTGAAAGGTGGCGAGCGCGTCATGCTCGAAACGGGTGCGCGCCTGACTATCACTCCGCGCGAAGTGGCGGGTACAGCTGAACTCCTTTCCACCGATTTTCCGGGACTGGCGCGAGAAGTCGAGCCGGGCGCCCGCGTCCTGCTGTCCGACGGCCGCATCGAGTTGAAGGTGATTGCTGTCCACGGCAATGATGTGGAGTGCGAAATCGTGAACGGAGGAGTACTTGCCGAACAGCAAGGGATCAACCTGCCCGGCATCGCGCTCTCCATTCCTGCACTGACAGAGAAAGACAAAATCGATCTTGAGTTCGGACTGCAGCAAGGCGTGGATGTCGTCGCGCTCTCGTTCGTGCGCTCGGCAGACGACATTCGCGCGACCAAAGCGTTGATGCGCAAGTACGGCAGGTCGGTGCCCGTCATTGCCAAGCTGGAAAAGCCGCAGGCGATTGAGCGCCTGGAAGAAATTCTTGAGACCGCGAATGCGGTTATGGTTGCCCGCGGAGATCTTGGTGTGGAATTGCCGCCGGAGCAGGTTCCGGTGATTCAGAAGCGGGTGATCCAGCGTGCCAGCGTGTGGCGCAAGCCGGTGATCACGGCGACGCAGATGCTGGAGTCAATGACGCACAGTCCGCGTCCGACGCGAGCGGAAGCCAGCGACGTGGCCAACGCGATTTTCGACGGCACGGATATCGTGATGCTGTCCGGCGAAACGGCGAGCGGCGAATATCCCCGCGAAACCGTCGCCATGATGTCTCGCATCATTCTGGAAGCGGAAGCCAGCATGGCCCAGATGCCGCAAGCACCACGCCGCCGCCGCGAAAATCAAACGTACTCGGTTGCGGAAACAATTTGCGAGTCGATCGCGCATGCGGCGGAAGAGCTGCCCATGGGAGCGATCGCGGTATTTACTGAAAGTGGAAATACCGCGCGCATGCTGTCCAAACATCGGCCGAAGGCGTGCATCTACGGGTTCAGCCGGAATATTGATGTCTGCAACCGGATGAACGCGTTGTGGGGCGTAACTTCTATCCACAAAACGGAATGGAGCTCCGCCGAGGAGATGGTGCGAACCGCGGAAAAGGAATTGTTGCCGAAAGGCATTATCCGCGAAGGCGATGTGCTGGGCCTGGTGGCAGGTACGAGGCTGACCTCGGGCGCGACGAACTTCATGCGCCTGCATACGGTGGCGAGTGAGCGTCCGGTAAAAAAGAAACAGCGTCGATCGAAAAAGAAGTCGTAACCTGAACGAGGCGCGGTAACAATCTCACGCGCTACTGGTAAGACGCATGGCTTCGAAACCAGCTGGCATAGCGGCATTTCAGGATGCCGCGCTCACTCCTTCCGTTCGTGGATTTCTGCACTCACCAGCGAATCCGAACGGTAACGCGTTGGTGCTCGCCCACGGCGCGGGATCAAATTGCAATGCTCCGCTGCTGATTGCGTTGGCGGAATCGTTTGCGGCACGCGGATATGCCGTCTTGCGCTGCGACCTCCCATTTCGACAAGATCGTCGCACAGGCCCGCCGTTTCCCGGCAATGCAGAACGCGACCGCGCCGGTCTGCGCAATGCCGTGGGCGCGATGCGCGAGTTGTATTCAGGGAGATTGTTCCTCGGCGGCCATTCTTATGGGGGCCGCCAATCGACGATGCTCTGTGCTGCCGAACCGGATCTCGTTGCCGGACTCCTGCTGCTCTCGTATCCATTACACCCACCGCGCAAGCCGGAACAGATGCGAACGCAGCATCTGCCTGACTTGCGAACATCGAGTATCTTTGTACACGGCACGCGGGATCCGTTCGGAAGCATTGAAGAAATGGAAAAGGCGTTGCAGTTGGCGCCCGGACGCAAGGAATTGTTGGCGGTAGAAGGTGCCGGGCACGATTTGGGATTTTCCGGCAAGAAATCCGCGCAGGAACTGCCAGATCGCGTGTTCAGGGCGTGGGTCGCGATGTTTCCGGAGATACCAGTGTCTGCTGGCGACCAGTCCCCGGACTTACTTCAGAAAATCAAACAAACTCACCTGTGAAATCTTCCCGATGGCGGCTAACGTGGCGTTGGTTGCGGCCTGCGAATTGACGAGGCGGCTGGCGGCCGACTCGATGTCAGCGGAGGCCAAGGTGTTTTCCTGCTGGCTGAGTTGCACTTTTGTGTTGCCCAGGTTGGTGATTTGCGCCTGCGCCTGGTTCAGAGTGTTTCCATAGAAAACGCGCTGGCTCGAAATGTTGTCGAAGGAATCGCGCAACGAAGTGATGGCTGTGTCGTATCCAGTGTTCGACTGGACGGCTTGGATCAGCCCGTTCAAAGCCAGGAAGACGTCATGGCCGGGAGCGGTAAAGAGTTGTGAGCCCGGCTTGTTGGCGGCAATCTGGTATCCGTCTCCGATTTGCACGTTGTTAACGCTGTCGTTGCCGTCGTAACGGACGCCGGAGGGAACGGTATTGTCAAGGACAAACGGCGGTGAACTTGTTTTCGTTCCGGCAAAGAGCGGCGATCCCTCGAACGAAGTGTTCCCGAGTGAAACCAGTTGTGCCTGGATGCCTTGCAGTTCCACGACAATTGCAGCCCGGTTGGCATCGTTCAGCGGGCCATTTGCGGCTTCCACCCCGAGCGTGATGGCGTTGGTGAGAGTCAGGACTATGGAACTGAGGGCGGAATCCGCGGTCTGAAATTGGCCTTGAATGGAGCCCAGGCTCTGAACATAACGGTTTGTGAAGACGGTTTGGTCGTGATTCTGGACGAGAATTGCGGACGCAGAAGGATCGTCCGAAGGCTGATTCACTCTTCTGCCGGAAGCGAGTTGCAGCAGCGCGTCCTGCGTGGTCTGCCGCGTAGAATTCAGGGCTGCGAGCAGGTCGGGTGTGAGGTTTGGATTGACGCGCATTAATATACTCCTCAGCGAACGCTCGCCAGTTAGTCTCGTCCGAGATTGACCGCGAGATCAAGCATGGTATTGACGGTGGTGACGACGCGGGCAGCCGCCTGGTAGGCGGCTTGATAGCGGATGATGCTGGCGGCCTCTTCATCGAGCGACACGCCCGAGACCGAGGCGCGCTGGTCGCCGAGCTGGCGCACAATCAGTGACGATGCTTCGAGATCGGAACCGGCATTGGCAGTGTCGGTACCAATTGTGAAAACCAGGCGGGAATAGAAATCGAGAGGTTTTTGTCCCGCCACAATCGCTTGATCATGAACGGCCGACAAGAGCGCGAGGTTCCCATTGCTGCCCGGTGTGCCGTCGGAACTAGCAGCGATCAGTGCGGGATCCGTGATGGACACGGTGAGGGCGGCGGCCGCGCCCGCTCCAACCGGAGGAACGAAAAGGTCAGTTCCTTGTACGCCGTTGAGGTCAAACCCGGTGCGGTTCGCGGTGTTCAAGGCAGTGGCTAGTCCGGTCGCGAGTTGATCGAGATTGCCCAGTACGGTCGGGATAGTCGTGTCACGCACCTGCAACAGGCCACCGAGCTTACCGGAGGTGAGCAGTCCGGTGACGTCAACCGTTCCGGCTAAGACCTGGTGGATGCCGCCAGTTCCGATTTGAGTGGTGAGAGGGAAGTTTCGCTCTCCGGCAACCAGCGGCGTGCCATTGGAAGTAGTAAGCGCGATCCCACTTTCTGTCTGAATGACCGAAACGTCAACCAGGCTCGACAGTTGGCGGATTGCTTCGGTTCGCTGGTCAATGAAGATGCCAGCGTCCTCATGCACGTTTTCCAGGGCAGAGACCTGCTTGTTAAGGCCCGCAATTTGGGCGGTGAGCGTGTTGATCTGACCGACGGTGTCCACCACGTTCAAGTCGAGATTGCTGCGCTGCGCCTGCAGGTTGTGCGCTTCCGTGTTGAACGTTGTTGCCAGATTGCCCGCTGCGGTGAGAACCGCTTGCCGCAAGGAGAGACTGGTCGGGTCGGTGGACAACTGCTGCAGGCTGTCAAAGAATTTGCTGATTGCGTCGCCGATGCCGGAATCCGTTCCGCTGAATCCGACTTGAATTTGCTGGAGCGCGCCCAGAGTCG belongs to Acidobacteriota bacterium and includes:
- a CDS encoding alpha/beta hydrolase, which produces MASKPAGIAAFQDAALTPSVRGFLHSPANPNGNALVLAHGAGSNCNAPLLIALAESFAARGYAVLRCDLPFRQDRRTGPPFPGNAERDRAGLRNAVGAMRELYSGRLFLGGHSYGGRQSTMLCAAEPDLVAGLLLLSYPLHPPRKPEQMRTQHLPDLRTSSIFVHGTRDPFGSIEEMEKALQLAPGRKELLAVEGAGHDLGFSGKKSAQELPDRVFRAWVAMFPEIPVSAGDQSPDLLQKIKQTHL
- a CDS encoding flagellar hook-associated protein 3; protein product: MRVNPNLTPDLLAALNSTRQTTQDALLQLASGRRVNQPSDDPSASAILVQNHDQTVFTNRYVQSLGSIQGQFQTADSALSSIVLTLTNAITLGVEAANGPLNDANRAAIVVELQGIQAQLVSLGNTSFEGSPLFAGTKTSSPPFVLDNTVPSGVRYDGNDSVNNVQIGDGYQIAANKPGSQLFTAPGHDVFLALNGLIQAVQSNTGYDTAITSLRDSFDNISSQRVFYGNTLNQAQAQITNLGNTKVQLSQQENTLASADIESAASRLVNSQAATNATLAAIGKISQVSLFDFLK
- the pyk gene encoding pyruvate kinase; the encoded protein is MPSEGGPARSRRAKIICTIGPASDSEACIRELMQLGMDVARLNFSHGTHAEHARRIKRLRKAARRMKRTICILQDLQGPKIRTGRLKGGERVMLETGARLTITPREVAGTAELLSTDFPGLAREVEPGARVLLSDGRIELKVIAVHGNDVECEIVNGGVLAEQQGINLPGIALSIPALTEKDKIDLEFGLQQGVDVVALSFVRSADDIRATKALMRKYGRSVPVIAKLEKPQAIERLEEILETANAVMVARGDLGVELPPEQVPVIQKRVIQRASVWRKPVITATQMLESMTHSPRPTRAEASDVANAIFDGTDIVMLSGETASGEYPRETVAMMSRIILEAEASMAQMPQAPRRRRENQTYSVAETICESIAHAAEELPMGAIAVFTESGNTARMLSKHRPKACIYGFSRNIDVCNRMNALWGVTSIHKTEWSSAEEMVRTAEKELLPKGIIREGDVLGLVAGTRLTSGATNFMRLHTVASERPVKKKQRRSKKKS
- the flgK gene encoding flagellar hook-associated protein FlgK; this translates as MSGLNGSLSIALSALLVSQQQLETSANNVANANTPGFSRKRPDLTPGDPVVLGRLSIGTGVVLKQIQSLRDPILELRISQETQTQGQLDTTLGALQQIQVGFSGTDSGIGDAISKFFDSLQQLSTDPTSLSLRQAVLTAAGNLATTFNTEAHNLQAQRSNLDLNVVDTVGQINTLTAQIAGLNKQVSALENVHEDAGIFIDQRTEAIRQLSSLVDVSVIQTESGIALTTSNGTPLVAGERNFPLTTQIGTGGIHQVLAGTVDVTGLLTSGKLGGLLQVRDTTIPTVLGNLDQLATGLATALNTANRTGFDLNGVQGTDLFVPPVGAGAAAALTVSITDPALIAASSDGTPGSNGNLALLSAVHDQAIVAGQKPLDFYSRLVFTIGTDTANAGSDLEASSLIVRQLGDQRASVSGVSLDEEAASIIRYQAAYQAAARVVTTVNTMLDLAVNLGRD